The Patescibacteria group bacterium DNA segment GAGGAGAATCGAACTCCTATTTCCCGGATGCAAACCGGGTGCTCTACCATTAAGCTACAGGCCCTTATGGTATTTTCTCTGGTGGGCGATAGAGGACTCGCCTACAACTCTCGGCTCGCCGTCGCAAGCCTCGGTCGCAGGCCGCCGCTCGCGGTTTTGCTTGCTAGCAAAACATCGCTCCGCGCTTCTCGTCCCCACGCAACACAAACAGTTGTGTTGCTTATCTTCCTGGTGGGCGATAGAGGACTCGAACCTCTGACCTTCACAATGTCAATGTGACGCTCTAACCAACTGAGCTAATCGCCCAAAGCCCTTTGCATTAGTTTATGAGTTTCTGTATGGTATCATACACACAGGTAATTGTGAAGAGAGGGCCTAAACCTATGGCAGTACTGCATATCAAAAGGATCCGTACGCTTATTATGCACATCGCTACCGATGCGCAATTTTCATTTATCAAAAAACTTCGCCGCAGGTATCCGCAATCCCAAACATATCTTGTGGGCGGAGTTGTTCGTGACACGCTTTTAGGAAGGCAAACAAAGGATTTTGATTTTGTTGTTCGCGGAGTTTCCCTGAGATCTATTGAAAAAGAATTGCGTACACTGGGAAGCGTCAATGCGGTTGGTCGAAGATTTGGCGTGTTAAAGTTTGTTCCGAAATGTGTACAGCGCACTCCATCTCTCGAGCCGTTTGACATTGCATTGCCGCGCACAGAGCACACGGGACATTTTACGGGGCACTATCGGGATTTTGTCATCAAAAGCGATTGGCGCCTACCCATTGAAGACGATCTTTCCAGGAGAGATTTTACTATCAATGCTATGGCTATTGATTTGGCGAACGGCACGCTTATCGATCCGTTTGGGGGAATGAATGATATGCCAAAAAAAATCATTCGCTGTGTTGGCAAGCCGGCAACACGCTTTGCGGAAGATTATTCCCGCATGCTCCGCGCTATACGGTTTTCATGCCAGCTTGATTTTACCCTTGAGCGTGAAACATCGCAGGCGATCCAAGCAGGTATGGGGAAAATTAACAAAAAAATACATCCGTCGAAAATCAATTCAAAAAAATACGACGCCAACACATTGCGCGCCGTTCCCTATGAGACGATTGCAAAAGAACTTAGCTTTGCGCTGAGTGCATATCCTCGTAAGGCAGTTCAACTTTTTGATTGCTATGGAGTGTTCAAAGAATTGATGCCGCCTATTCTTGCCATGAAAGGGTGCGTGCAACCGGCTCTCTGGCATAGTGAGGGAGATGTGTGGACGCACACAGAGCTGTGTTTTAAAAATATAGGTAGTAAGCGATTTAAGAAAGAATTTGGATCTCATTCTGTGGAACCTCTTTTGCTGTGGTCCCTACTCTTCCATGATATTGGCAAGCCACCAGCTCTAAAAACGCCGGAAAAAGACGGTGTTGATCGCATACGGTTTGATGGGCATGATCGAATTGGGGCAGATATTGCAAAGCGCATTGCAGAACGCTTGCGCTTGGCATCCGTTGCGCGTATGGATATTTCCTCCGAGGATATTTGGTGGCTTATCAACTACCACCTTCTTGTGTTGAATACTGATGTAGCACGTATTAAGCATACTACGCTGGAAAAATATTTTTTCCGCGATCCGCGGAGAGGCTTGTTGCTGCGCCAACTTGTTTTTGTTGATACTCTTAGTTCAAAACGCGCAGATGGCAAGTCAAGCCTTGGAAGTTATCGTGCACTTACAAAACGGCTCCAGGAATATGAACAGCGATTCCATCGAAAGGCAACGTTACCTAAGCCTATTATCAATGGGGATGAAATAATGAAGGCGCTTCGCCTATCACCCGGTCCTTTAGTGGGGAAATACATACTACTGGTGCGCGAGGAGCAGCTTGCCAAGCGAGTGTGTACGAAGCGCCAGGCATTAGCGTTTTTAAAAAAAGAACTACAACTGCAATAATATGCATCTTTCTATAACAAAAGAACTCGATGGTATGCGGCTTGACGTTGCACTTGTTTCTTTATTGGGCGTTACTCGTTCTGAAATTCAGAAGCGATTAAGTAAAGGGAATGTTCATGTGAATGGAAAGGTGGGGAAAAAGAATACTCGCATGTACGAGGGCGATACAGTCGTTATAGAAATCGAAGATAAGAACGTGCAAGAACCGCTACCAATTATTGTGCCAAAAATCCTTCATACGGATACCGAGTGTATTGTGATCTGTAAACCACGCGGCCTTGTGGTTCATCCTGCCCCCCAGCATCCAAGCGGCACCCTAGTAGATTTTTTACTTGAGCATTATCCTGAAATGGCAAAAGTGGGTGATGATCCGCAGCGCCCCGGCATTGTCCATCGCCTCGATAAGGACGCATCCGGTGTTATGGTAATCGCTCGCAATCAGGATAGTTTCGACTCGCTGAAACGGCAATTTAAAATTCATACAGTTAAAAAAGAATACTATGCAGTTGCGTATGGCGTGCCTCTGCCACTGGAGGGAACCATCTCTCTATTACTTGGAAGAAGAAATTCATCGCCCAAGATTGTGGCGAGTACTCAGAAAGGGAGAAAGGCGATTACCCACTATTGGGTTGAGAAGCAAGCGAAGTTTTGCAGTTTAGTGCGTATTGTCACCGAGACAGGGCGCACCCATCAAATCAGAGCTCATCTGTATGCGGTCGGCAACCCTCTTGTTGGTGATACTGTCTATAAGAGTAAAAAAATAAAGCCCATTATCGTCTCGCGCCTTATGCTCCATGCATACCAGCTCACATTTACCGATCTTACAGGGAAGAAGCAGGCGTTTTCTTGTGATATTCCTGAGGAATTTGAGGAAGTATTGACGAAGTATTGAATATCGTGCATACTGGTACCATTATTTGTAGTCCAGTAATCCTATGAACTCTAATCTGTTTGATGGTGTTGTACCGGGCATGACGGTGAAAATCCATCAGAAAATCAAAGAAATGAACCCTAAGGGCGAGGAAAAAGAACGCATCCAGGTTTTTGAGGGTATTGTGCTGCAGCGCAGGGGCGGCATGACTAATGGTGCGACAATAACGGTGCGCAAGATGTCCCACGGTGTAAGCGTTGAGAAGATTTTTCCCCTCTATCTTCCTTCTATTACAAAAGTAGACAAAATAAAACAGGCACCCACACAGCGCGCAAAGCTTTTTTATCTGCGGTCAAGCAAAAAGAAGCTCAAAGAAAAAGCGCTCTCCTGAGCGTTTTTTCAGTAGGTTTGACACTTGATTACTTTTTATTAGCAGCTATACTAGCTTGGTATTCTGTAATGTTGTGCGC contains these protein-coding regions:
- a CDS encoding HD domain-containing protein, with translation MAVLHIKRIRTLIMHIATDAQFSFIKKLRRRYPQSQTYLVGGVVRDTLLGRQTKDFDFVVRGVSLRSIEKELRTLGSVNAVGRRFGVLKFVPKCVQRTPSLEPFDIALPRTEHTGHFTGHYRDFVIKSDWRLPIEDDLSRRDFTINAMAIDLANGTLIDPFGGMNDMPKKIIRCVGKPATRFAEDYSRMLRAIRFSCQLDFTLERETSQAIQAGMGKINKKIHPSKINSKKYDANTLRAVPYETIAKELSFALSAYPRKAVQLFDCYGVFKELMPPILAMKGCVQPALWHSEGDVWTHTELCFKNIGSKRFKKEFGSHSVEPLLLWSLLFHDIGKPPALKTPEKDGVDRIRFDGHDRIGADIAKRIAERLRLASVARMDISSEDIWWLINYHLLVLNTDVARIKHTTLEKYFFRDPRRGLLLRQLVFVDTLSSKRADGKSSLGSYRALTKRLQEYEQRFHRKATLPKPIINGDEIMKALRLSPGPLVGKYILLVREEQLAKRVCTKRQALAFLKKELQLQ
- a CDS encoding RluA family pseudouridine synthase, whose protein sequence is MHLSITKELDGMRLDVALVSLLGVTRSEIQKRLSKGNVHVNGKVGKKNTRMYEGDTVVIEIEDKNVQEPLPIIVPKILHTDTECIVICKPRGLVVHPAPQHPSGTLVDFLLEHYPEMAKVGDDPQRPGIVHRLDKDASGVMVIARNQDSFDSLKRQFKIHTVKKEYYAVAYGVPLPLEGTISLLLGRRNSSPKIVASTQKGRKAITHYWVEKQAKFCSLVRIVTETGRTHQIRAHLYAVGNPLVGDTVYKSKKIKPIIVSRLMLHAYQLTFTDLTGKKQAFSCDIPEEFEEVLTKY
- a CDS encoding 50S ribosomal protein L19 — its product is MNSNLFDGVVPGMTVKIHQKIKEMNPKGEEKERIQVFEGIVLQRRGGMTNGATITVRKMSHGVSVEKIFPLYLPSITKVDKIKQAPTQRAKLFYLRSSKKKLKEKALS